From one Solanum lycopersicum chromosome 12, SLM_r2.1 genomic stretch:
- the LOC138340494 gene encoding F-box protein At3g26010-like, whose amino-acid sequence MSSRQRKKFFSEEIIIKILNGLPLKSLARCSSVSKNWRKYVAEIYRSRLQWPKPYLFGFFCVEKRLQSRFFFSSKESPLLIGNSLDESIDFISERVYIVASSNGFLLCNKLRSRQRVYYVYNPVTRQRFDLSRTEMPLKDPYVGFIVKETDESVSFTIVRYEVTSPVSRMKFRFQYSLTIESYSSETKEWTANSLIEDVPFPLYPSRDEISSSSAGVFDRVFFWLDNYGQWMTVYDSVNEDFRALELPERRTVIYPGYCCLGLSGGKICLASTGWTTITCWQLNNFPSRDAVWARKYTVNVASVVEKCEQDFGLGGGSSLARELRNMIFHPALSHMLYLQIRSMVISYDLETNTAEFVYDFGEAWRKTIHYKLFSYEWPQWPRLQ is encoded by the coding sequence ATGAGTAGTAGGCAACGCAAAAAGTTTTTTTCTGaggaaatcataataaaaatactgaATGGTCTGCCTTTGAAATCGCTAGCAAGGTGTTCAAGCGTATCAAAGAACTGGCGAAAGTACGTTGCTGAAATTTACCGTTCTCGTCTCCAATGGCCCAAACCCTACCTATTTGGCTTCTTTTGTGTAGAGAAACGTTTGCAAAGCCGTTTCTTTTTCTCATCCAAGGAATCACCACTGTTAATTGGTAATAGTTTGGATGAGTCTATCGATTTTATCAGTGAAAGAGTTTACATTGTTGCCTCTTCTAATGGGTTCCTCCTCTGCAATAAGCTTAGAAGTAGACAAAGGGTTTATTATGTCTATAATCCTGTCACAAGGCAGCGTTTTGATCTCTCAAGAACTGAAATGCCTTTGAAGGATCCATATGTTGGATTTATAGTAAAGGAGACCGATGAGTCTGTCTCATTTACTATAGTTCGTTATGAAGTAACTTCTCCAGTAAGTAGGATGAAGTTTCGGTTCCAGTATAGTTTAACAATTGAAAGTTACTCTTCAGAGACTAAAGAGTGGACTGCTAATTCGTTAATTGAGGATGTACCTTTTCCATTGTACCCTTCTAGGGATGAGATTTCGTCATCCTCGGCCGGTGTATTCGATAGAGTATTCTTTTGGCTAGATAATTATGGACAATGGATGACTGTTTATGATAGTGTAAACGAGGATTTTCGGGCTTTGGAATTGCCTGAACGGAGGACGGTGATCTATCCTGGTTATTGTTGCCTTGGATTATCAGGCGGGAAAATCTGTTTAGCATCGACTGGTTGGACAACCATCACTTGTTGGCAACTCAACAATTTTCCAAGTCGAGATGCAGTATGGGCTAGGAAGTACACTGTCAATGTTGCATCTGTAGTTGAGAAATGTGAACAAGATTTTGGACTTGGAGGAGGTAGTTCTCTTGCTAGGGAGCTTCGGAACATGATTTTTCATCCAGCTCTTTCGCACATGTTGTATTTGCAAATAAGAAGCATGGTTATTTCATATGATTTGGAAACAAATACTGCtgaatttgtttatgattttggaGAAGCTTGGCGGAAGACAATACACTACAAATTGTTTTCCTATGAGTGGCCTCAATGGCCGCGTCTCCAGTAG
- the LOC138340495 gene encoding F-box protein At5g49610-like: MSSRQRKKFFSEEIIIKILNGLPLKSLARCSSVSKNWRKYVAEIYRSRLQWPKPYLFGFFCVEKRLQSRFFFSSKESPLLIGNSLDECIDFISERVYIVASSNGFLLCNKLRSRQRVYYVYNLVTRQRFDLSRTEIPLKDPYVGFIVKETDESVSFTIVRYEVTSPVSRMKFRFQYSLTIESYSSDTKEWTANSLIEDVPFPLYPSRDEISSSSAGVLDGVFFWLDNYGQWMTVYDSVNEYFRALELPERRTMIYPGYCCLGLSGGKICLASTGWTTITCWQLNNFPSRDAVWVRKYAVNVASVVEKCEQDFGLGGGSSLDRELRNMIFHPALSHMLYLQIRSMVISYDLETNTAKFVYDFGEAWRKTIHYKLFSYEWPQWPRLQ; this comes from the coding sequence ATGAGTAGTAGGCAACGCAAAAAGTTTTTTTCTGaggaaatcataataaaaatactgaATGGTCTGCCTTTGAAATCGCTAGCAAGGTGTTCAAGCGTATCAAAGAACTGGCGAAAGTACGTTGCTGAAATTTACCGTTCTCGTCTTCAATGGCCCAAACCCTACCTATTTGGCTTCTTTTGTGTAGAGAAACGTTTGCAAAGCCGTTTCTTTTTCTCATCCAAGGAATCACCACTGTTAATTGGTAATAGTTTGGATGAGTGTATCGATTTTATCAGTGAAAGAGTTTACATTGTTGCCTCTTCTAATGGGTTTCTCCTCTGCAATAAGCTTAGAAGTAGACAAAGGGTTTATTATGTCTATAATCTTGTCACAAGGCAGCGTTTTGATCTCTCAAGAACTGAAATCCCTTTGAAGGATCCATATGTTGGATTTATAGTAAAGGAGACCGATGAGTCTGTCTCATTTACTATAGTTCGTTATGAAGTAACTTCTCCAGTAAGTAGGATGAAGTTCCGGTTCCAGTATAGTTTAACAATTGAAAGTTACTCTTCAGACACTAAAGAGTGGACTGCTAATTCGTTAATTGAGGATGTACCTTTTCCATTGTACCCTTCTAGGGATGAGATTTCGTCATCCTCGGCCGGTGTATTAGATGGAGTATTCTTTTGGCTAGATAATTATGGACAATGGATGACTGTTTATGATAGTGTAAACGAGTATTTTCGGGCTTTGGAATTGCCTGAACGGAGGACGATGATCTATCCTGGTTATTGTTGCCTTGGATTATCAGGCGGGAAAATCTGTTTAGCATCGACTGGTTGGACAACCATCACTTGTTGGCAACTCAACAATTTTCCAAGTCGAGATGCAGTATGGGTTAGGAAGTACGCTGTCAATGTTGCATCTGTAGTTGAGAAATGTGAACAAGATTTTGGACTCGGAGGAGGTAGTTCTCTTGATAGGGAGCTTCGGAACATGATTTTTCATCCAGCTCTTTCGCACATGTTGTATTTGCAAATAAGAAGCATGGTTATTTCATATGATTTGGAAACAAATACTGCtaaatttgtttatgattttggaGAAGCTTGGCGGAAGACAATACACTACAAATTGTTTTCCTATGAGTGGCCTCAATGGCCGCGTCTCCAGTAG
- the LOC138340496 gene encoding secreted RxLR effector protein 161-like: MRKETSLEILIMKIRMEEEARGQDALLQKEENNITTKDVATPFDSSVHFFPVESENDVINQNEYASIIGSLRYVTDCTGPYIAYAVGSLGRFTSKPDWNTLSGDFCSTTGYVFTLGGGAVCWRSKKQIIIANSTMEAELVALASASEEVNW, from the exons ATGCGCAAGGAAACTTCTCTTGAAatcttgataatgaaaatccgcatggaagaagaagcaaggggtcaagatgcacttttacaaaaagaagagaacaacattacaacgaag gatgttgctactccttttgattcaagtgtcCACTTCTTTCccgttgaaagtgaaaatgatgtcataaatcaaaatgaatatgctagtataattggaagtttgagatatgtgactgattgcactGGGCCttatattgcatatgcagtaggatCACTTGGCCggtttacaagcaagccag attggaaCACTTTATCAGGTGATTTCTGTTCTAccactggttatgtctttactttaggtggtggtgctgtttgttggagatcaaaaaagcaaattataattgctaactctaccatggaggctgaactagttgctttagcttcagctagtgaggaagTAAATTGGTAA